The window aattcaataaaaatgtaagattatttttggggcatttttgccCTTTATTTCAtacaggaaatgagagagagggggaatgacatgcagtttAACTTGAACCCTGGCCACTGCTCAGACAGTTGAGGTTgagccttttttatttatagctTGTATTTTCGTTAGaggtctgtaaaatgtaaatgtttgtctGAGCAGTGGCGCTGGTACGTGGGGCGCATGTTCAACCAGATGAGATACCAGGGCACCCTAGTGTCAGtgctttttgattattattttttcacattttctgacagccaattgacaaaaaaaaagtgtatgttttgttaattaattaattaataatgaattaattagCTGGATTATCCTGTTAAAGTAAGGCTGAACAGAGGGAATTCAGCTGAGGCCCAAGAGTGGTAAGGCTCTGCAGTTGAGACTGCAACCTGTAAAAAGAAGGAGCATGCAGCTGTGTGACTCTTTTTATTTGGagtttccctctcctccacaTTCTGCGTTGGTTTGGTAAGGATGCTCCAGTTTCCTCCCACAGCCAAAAGAAATATACTGTAAGTCATGAGGACTGGAGACTCCGGACTGCCTACAGTTATGAGGTATGAGTGATTGTATGCCTCTATGTTCACCCTGGGAGAGTATCTCTGCTTTCTGCACTCTGAATGTTGGTATAGGCTCCAGCCCTCCGGAGAGCCTGACAAAAGAAAAGCCAGTAGGGAGAATGCATAAATGCATGGCAGTATGTCAAATACCCATGACTGAATGGGCCACTGTCATTCAGCTGAAGAATCATGGATTAAACCAATGTGTCAGCCTGTCTCTGCTatgctgaagtgtccttgagcaagataCTGGAACTCCAGAGAGACTTTAATGTAGCTGAATATGAAAGCAAAGCAatgaagaaacatgtttttcatatctagtaaataaaatatgaatattatattGTGTTTTGGGTTATTGTGTACAGGATATTTATATGCAAACAAAAGGTTTTTGGCATTGATAATGATATGCCATCTTCAGAATTAAACTAATGCGCTCACACTCAAAAAAGTCATTCACGCATTCATCTTCTTTGGACTTAACCACTGTAACTCCCTCCTTTCTGGCATTAACCAAAAGTCACTCTCCTGCCTCCAACAAGATCAGAACAGAGCAGCTAGGCTTCTCACTGGCTTTGAAAGACAACATCACATCACCCCAATTCTGGCTTCTCTCCATTGGCTCCATGTTTGatttaaaatagatttttagAGTTTACTGATCACTTTGAAAGCACATCTTGCCCCAGGCTACATAGTGGAAATGTTGAACCCATATGAGCCAAGATCCTTAGGTGGGGCCCTTCTGGCCGTTCCAAAGTTGAGGCTTAAATCTAAAGGTGATCGTGCTTTTGCCATCAGGACCCCTCGGCTTTGGAACGACCTTCCTGAGGAGATAAGGCTTGCAGAAACAGTGACCTCTTTTAATCAATTTCTTAAAACACTGACTTGCTTTTATGtgatgttgtattttaatcacttttattctttttatttatttttattgtcatgttttttatttcttttttaatctcttttaccattcttattttttatcatttgcCAATCCAAATCAAAAAAATTTAGGGTAATAATATCAACAATTAGAATCAAATATGATGCATCTAATATGAGAATGAACGTTTAACAGAAGAATCAGTGTAGTTTAAATGGAGCAAATCTTTTTCTCTACCTTGATGAGTCTACAGAGGAAGCATGCTATTTAAGAAAGACTTAAACTGTAAACATTACCCAACCCTGACTCTGCTGCTCCACTTTTATCCATGTTGGTCAGGAAGCTCAGGATGTTATTGATCCTGACTGCATTAAGCATGAGAAATAAAGAATATCAGggtattgattttctttttcagaagTGATCTCCTAacattctttttcatttcagCTTATGTAACTGCCCCCGTTATCCACCTCAGCCTCAACTAGTGTGTAGTTCCACACATTTTGAGGCACTAACAAAAACAGATACAAGAGGAAGCTACACACAAGCATCAAACGGTCTGTGCAGATCTTCCTCTAATCCATGAATACAGAATGTAAAATGGTTCTCTATGTTAGCCTGTTTATTTTGGCTCAGAGGTTTGTGTCTGAACATCATAATCTATTTACTGCAGTGCAGAATTTAGATggtaaattattatttaaccGCACGCCCAGATTTGAAACCGTTCCTCTTGGCACCCCGTCAAAAGCTTAAAAACGTGTCTTCCTCCACTCTTTCTCCTCTGCATGCTCAAACATCGACTGGGACAGGCGGATGTaaaaagacacacaacacaagagACACTGTAacaagtaacacacacacagagctgcttGGAGGGCCGCTGCCGAGCGTCAGCTCTATGTCCTGAACGCCCAGGGAAACACTTGGGTAAGAAAAGCCAGCTTTGTTTGAAGGATGAACTTTGGCAGCCTGCTGAGCAGTAAGAAGCACAAATATACATTTAACACAGAGCATGTGCAAACTCATCtgcacaaagacacaaatacatgcatGAATACATACCTGCAAAAGCCAAAATGCTTTAAGATGACAACGCAAAGACACAGAGTAATGAGGTTTCATGTGCATCTTTAACAGGACTGACAGAACGCTCCAAATTAAACAACCTCATACAATATTTAGTCTGACTCATCTGAGTAGCATAAGGCAGGGACTAAATGTGATATTGTACAATGTCTAAGGCCCTTGGAAATCTGTTTAACAGGGGAACTTTGACTCAGTTGGCTCTACACCAGCTTAAAGGTCTAGTGTGTAACGTGTTGAGTTGTTAGGgtttgcccgttcacaaacttgtccttttcatgaatatttaccaccaacatcaattccaagtattccttttggcttgaaattttacatttgcgtttgcatggactgtggtagacgctccatattcatgcgccatcttgaaatatgttagcctgtaagggacatacaggacatactgctccgcctttcgcgttttcgctgtcacatgataaactcacaggtgctgctaatgctgctaatgggtatcgtcgcttcccgggcccggcaagtttgaagaaggaaacatggaggaccacacgtattcaaaatcaaaatttcaggaacaggagtcttcttcttcgccgagaaaaagaaaaaggatattgaaaagagcaagtgACCGGCTTTtcgaagcgtgaaggctaccgtagctgtaatacgtactttgaactgcgtggtgcgagagagttgattgcgatatatgatctcaacgctagatgggagaaattattacacattggacctttaaataaatacCTTTATGTGGCAAATAGAGATGAATGCAGAATTTCTTTCCCTAACCTTCTGACAACAGATACAGCTGGCTGAAAAGATAAGTAAGCTGCTGTGATTTGACCCAACTGGACCTGGCAATTCTGATTAAGATCTGAGTCAAACCTTTTTACCTATGATCAGAGTACCCCCTGCATTCCCCTTTAAGTCCTTGTTTGCTATTCAAAGGAGCACAGGAGCAGCTGAGCACAGCTTTGGCATTTCATCGGTTTTCTTGTAGCAAACTGTCTCTGCTCTGCTGGAGCCTGCTCTCCACAGTCCCTACTATTCTGCTGCACGGCGACTGTGGAGATATGCATAACTCCAGATAATGTGAAGTGTGCAGATGCTTGTGTCACTGTCAACTTGTTACAGTCAGATGAGTCTTGGCTCAGTAGGTGAGGATTTTATCTAATGCTCAGTCTCCATTTGAATGCAGATACAAGCTGCCAGCCTCTCATTTTACATTGTTATACACAACTTTCTCATTAACCGCAGCTTCTGTAGCTGCCTGCGCTGTGTTGAGAACTTTTGGGACTCCTTTAACCCCTCTTCACTCTCTGTAATTGCTTAGAATGCTCAAGAAGCTCTTTTAAGTCTCCCTTTGGAGCGACATTTTGTTTGATGGGGGTTTAAAGTGGATTCAGCGCACAGACTTACACACGTTCACTCTTACAAATACACAGATAAAtgcacaaaacacaagcaaactgacaaacacacacagataaatgaTGTTCAAATCTCACCTGCACTGCAAggcaaaaaaaaggcaaaaagggAGCTCTGCATTCTCTTTGACACCATGTATTCACCTGCCTTTCCTCCCACTCAGCCGACCTACACAATACACCTACACACGAGGCCTGAACTCCTCCTCACACAGACGGATTCATCTGACATATTTTGTTCCTTTGGTGTGCTGTAAATCATTTTGATGTGACGAGCTTGATACTGTTAAGGgcatattcttttttaaataaataaaaacacaaatcacaGCTGTGGATAAATGCCATTCTTTGCTCATCACATCATAAAACAAACACCACAAGTATACTCATCACTCAGTCAAACCTTCCACACAACGTTTAAGAGAAAAACTGGAAAAACATCACACTTtcacctctgtctctctctttctctttctctctctctctctctctctctctctctctctctctctctctctgtacctttgcttctgctctttttatctgcCTCTCTGCTGGTGTATCCATGAATCCTTCTGTTAAAATTATCCCATAGGTTTTATCGCATGCACCTGTTTCAGTAGTTGCTCAACCCTCATCCCTCTCCTCGCTGCTGTGCAGTCACCTGCCTGATATTATTTCCTCCGCTCTGTCGCTAACATACACTTCCTTTGTTTTCTGCAGTTAAGTTTCCATTGCTTTGCATTACAATGAACTCCCATATACAGTTACCTCCACAGAAACCCCAAAGGGCTGTGTGTTAATTCGTTCATGGAAAGCTGTTTCtatgcttcttcttcttttcagtTTTCTTCTTCGTTTTCATCAGCCACATTGTTTCAATATCTGCCTCACAATTATATCCTCTTATCCTCCCACGTCATCCCTCTGAAAGATCTAAACTTCTCAGAGCCAACGTATCTATGACTCATAAAAATAGCCCTTTTATCCTTTACCAGAATAGATAACTTACAGTAATCTAGCAGGACTGTTTAACATATCAACGTGTGGGCTGTGATGTTTGATAAAGTTATGAGAAGCAACAAGACATCAcatcaaagaaaaagaagaaatattgCCACTCACATGGTCTCATCGTTCTGAAACTCCAGCTTGCCGGACACCTCCTCGTAGTCCTCTCCTGCCTTGGCGGTACCCTCGACGGTGTGGTACGGCACTGCCACCTTCCCTCTCGCCCCGGACGTCCGGTGAACTTTCACCTGCATGCTGCCAATGCTCTCGCTGACCCTCATGGAGTTACTCTCGAATGTAAAAATGCCAGCGTGGTCATCATCATAAATGGTAACCGTGGCAATATGAGCGCTGCCCAGGGCTGCCTTCGGAGGAACCTGGGAGAGGCCCACCGTGCTGTTGCTGGAGGTGATGGAGCTCGGCTCCAGGACAGAGACCTCGGCTCGATGCACGATACGTGGATTACTCAGGCGCACGTAGAAATGCTCATCCTCTTCAAAAATATCATCATCAATAACGCCAACAGTGAACTCTTTTGTTGTCTCACCGGGCTTGAAGACCAAAGTGCCTTCAGCAAACTCGTAGTCTGAGCCGGCATTGGCAGTCGCATCCTCTGTACGGTAGTCCACCTGAATGGCACAAGCAAAGAAAGAAACTTGATTAAATATTTAGTGTGTTTGGTTTCAATAAAATGCTGAATTATTCACATCTGTTATGCCTCAGGCAATtacatttgatttttaaattgACCATGAGCATTTACAAAATGTTTCATTACTTCTTATTACCTTCACAGTGCAGCCACTTTCTCCCCCATGCCGGGTCACTGACAGCTTCAGTGAGCCACAGTTCTCAAAGCACTGGTAGTGTGAGGTCTCAAACTGCAGGTAGATAGTGTTGGGATCTTCCTCTTGCCCAGTGGCCTCATGACAGCTCACCACCTTTCTGGCCTGGTCAGCGGCGTGCTTTTTCAAGATGTTTCCAGCTCCGATCATCATGCGTGTGGCTTGAATACGATAGAAGGCCCGGCTCTTCTGTTGTTGGACCAGCACTTGGTAGTTGGCCATCTCAATCAACTGCTCCATGTCTTTCTCCGGGTGCCTTTGCTTTAAGTCTTTCAGAGTGCGAGCCATGTCCCGCCGGGCCTCTTCCTCTTGATCTTGCTCCGCACTCATCCCTCCACCTTCCTCCACCCCCTCCAGCATCCCATCCAGAGCCTCTTTGGGGTGACTGTGGGAGTTCACACCCTGGCCGTCCATCTCCAAGTCCATTTTAGTAAACATGGCATCTCCCTCTGACTCTATGATAATGCCATGGGTCTTGTCAGCGCGATAACGCTTATGGACGTACTTGTAGAAGAGCAGGCGCCGGTCTGCAATCCAGGcttgcagcacacacacagggaagaagaggaaggtgaggaCGGCCTCCCAAACCTCCACCTCCCCTGGGGAGACCACAGACAGGATGATATACAGCCAGATATAGGCGAAGATGCTCCAGGCAGCAGTGACAAAAAACACCCGCAGGTGCTTTACCTTGCGGGTTTCATTTTCTGGCACCACGTAGACACAGATAGCGATGATAATGAACATGTTGAATGCAGCGCTGCCCACAATGGTGCTAGGACCCAGAGATCCAGCCTCAAAATCATGGCCGACCACTTCAATGACAGACAGCAGGATCTCTGGTGCAGATGAGCCCAGTGCCATCAGAGTCAGGTTGGA is drawn from Sander vitreus isolate 19-12246 chromosome 13, sanVit1, whole genome shotgun sequence and contains these coding sequences:
- the slc8a4a gene encoding solute carrier family 8 member 4a isoform X7; the encoded protein is MWNPQNPAVGDKVARAIVYFAALIYMFLGMSIIADRFMSSIEVITSQEREITIKKPNGETTTTTVRVWNETVSNLTLMALGSSAPEILLSVIEVVGHDFEAGSLGPSTIVGSAAFNMFIIIAICVYVVPENETRKVKHLRVFFVTAAWSIFAYIWLYIILSVVSPGEVEVWEAVLTFLFFPVCVLQAWIADRRLLFYKYVHKRYRADKTHGIIIESEGDAMFTKMDLEMDGQGVNSHSHPKEALDGMLEGVEEGGGMSAEQDQEEEARRDMARTLKDLKQRHPEKDMEQLIEMANYQVLVQQQKSRAFYRIQATRMMIGAGNILKKHAADQARKVVSCHEATGQEEDPNTIYLQFETSHYQCFENCGSLKLSVTRHGGESGCTVKVDYRTEDATANAGSDYEFAEGTLVFKPGETTKEFTVGVIDDDIFEEDEHFYVRLSNPRIVHRAEVSVPPKAALGSAHIATVTIYDDDHAGIFTFESNSMRVSESIGSMQVKVHRTSGARGKVAVPYHTVEGTAKAGEDYEEVSGKLEFQNDETMKLLNVKVIDDEEYEKNKTFTIVLEEPILLDVGQRHGDTNDNKTAVGPEDVSKMGCPCLGEHTKLEVVIEESYEFKSTVDKLIKKTNLALVVGSSSWREQFVSAVTVSAGDDDEEESGEERLPSCFDYIMHFLTVFWKVLFAFVPPTEYWNGWACFFVSISLIGALTAVTGDLASHFGCTVGLKDSVTAVVFVALGTSVPDTFASKVAAIQDQYADASIGNVTGSNAVNVFLGIGVAWTIASVYWKTKGQVFKVNPGSLAFSVTVFTIMALVCVVVLLYRRRPSVAGGELGGPRTPKLLTFFMFLSLWFLYILLSSLEAYCHLPGF
- the slc8a4a gene encoding solute carrier family 8 member 4a isoform X4, whose protein sequence is MWNPQNPAVGDKVARAIVYFAALIYMFLGMSIIADRFMSSIEVITSQEREITIKKPNGETTTTTVRVWNETVSNLTLMALGSSAPEILLSVIEVVGHDFEAGSLGPSTIVGSAAFNMFIIIAICVYVVPENETRKVKHLRVFFVTAAWSIFAYIWLYIILSVVSPGEVEVWEAVLTFLFFPVCVLQAWIADRRLLFYKYVHKRYRADKTHGIIIESEGDAMFTKMDLEMDGQGVNSHSHPKEALDGMLEGVEEGGGMSAEQDQEEEARRDMARTLKDLKQRHPEKDMEQLIEMANYQVLVQQQKSRAFYRIQATRMMIGAGNILKKHAADQARKVVSCHEATGQEEDPNTIYLQFETSHYQCFENCGSLKLSVTRHGGESGCTVKVDYRTEDATANAGSDYEFAEGTLVFKPGETTKEFTVGVIDDDIFEEDEHFYVRLSNPRIVHRAEVSVLEPSSITSSNSTVGLSQVPPKAALGSAHIATVTIYDDDHAGIFTFESNSMRVSESIGSMQVKVHRTSGARGKVAVPYHTVEGTAKAGEDYEEVSGKLEFQNDETMKLLNVKVIDDEEYEKNKTFTIVLEEPILLDVGQRHGDTNDNKTAVGPEDVSKMGCPCLGEHTKLEVVIEESYEFKSTVDKLIKKTNLALVVGSSSWREQFVSAVTVSAGESQRDDDEEESGEERLPSCFDYIMHFLTVFWKVLFAFVPPTEYWNGWACFFVSISLIGALTAVTGDLASHFGCTVGLKDSVTAVVFVALGTSVPDTFASKVAAIQDQYADASIGNVTGSNAVNVFLGIGVAWTIASVYWKTKGQVFKVNPGSLAFSVTVFTIMALVCVVVLLYRRRPSVAGGELGGPRTPKLLTFFMFLSLWFLYILLSSLEAYCHLPGF
- the slc8a4a gene encoding solute carrier family 8 member 4a isoform X5, which codes for MWNPQNPAVGDKVARAIVYFAALIYMFLGMSIIADRFMSSIEVITSQEREITIKKPNGETTTTTVRVWNETVSNLTLMALGSSAPEILLSVIEVVGHDFEAGSLGPSTIVGSAAFNMFIIIAICVYVVPENETRKVKHLRVFFVTAAWSIFAYIWLYIILSVVSPGEVEVWEAVLTFLFFPVCVLQAWIADRRLLFYKYVHKRYRADKTHGIIIESEGDAMFTKMDLEMDGQGVNSHSHPKEALDGMLEGVEEGGGMSAEQDQEEEARRDMARTLKDLKQRHPEKDMEQLIEMANYQVLVQQQKSRAFYRIQATRMMIGAGNILKKHAADQARKVVSCHEATGQEEDPNTIYLQFETSHYQCFENCGSLKLSVTRHGGESGCTVKVDYRTEDATANAGSDYEFAEGTLVFKPGETTKEFTVGVIDDDIFEEDEHFYVRLSNPRIVHRAEVSVLEPSSITSSNSTVGLSQVPPKAALGSAHIATVTIYDDDHAGIFTFESNSMRVSESIGSMQVKVHRTSGARGKVAVPYHTVEGTAKAGEDYEEVSGKLEFQNDETMKLLNVKVIDDEEYEKNKTFTIVLEEPILLHTCPSAAGDTNDNKTAVGPEDVSKMGCPCLGEHTKLEVVIEESYEFKSTVDKLIKKTNLALVVGSSSWREQFVSAVTVSAGDDDEEESGEERLPSCFDYIMHFLTVFWKVLFAFVPPTEYWNGWACFFVSISLIGALTAVTGDLASHFGCTVGLKDSVTAVVFVALGTSVPDTFASKVAAIQDQYADASIGNVTGSNAVNVFLGIGVAWTIASVYWKTKGQVFKVNPGSLAFSVTVFTIMALVCVVVLLYRRRPSVAGGELGGPRTPKLLTFFMFLSLWFLYILLSSLEAYCHLPGF
- the slc8a4a gene encoding solute carrier family 8 member 4a isoform X6, which encodes MWNPQNPAVGDKVARAIVYFAALIYMFLGMSIIADRFMSSIEVITSQEREITIKKPNGETTTTTVRVWNETVSNLTLMALGSSAPEILLSVIEVVGHDFEAGSLGPSTIVGSAAFNMFIIIAICVYVVPENETRKVKHLRVFFVTAAWSIFAYIWLYIILSVVSPGEVEVWEAVLTFLFFPVCVLQAWIADRRLLFYKYVHKRYRADKTHGIIIESEGDAMFTKMDLEMDGQGVNSHSHPKEALDGMLEGVEEGGGMSAEQDQEEEARRDMARTLKDLKQRHPEKDMEQLIEMANYQVLVQQQKSRAFYRIQATRMMIGAGNILKKHAADQARKVVSCHEATGQEEDPNTIYLQFETSHYQCFENCGSLKLSVTRHGGESGCTVKVDYRTEDATANAGSDYEFAEGTLVFKPGETTKEFTVGVIDDDIFEEDEHFYVRLSNPRIVHRAEVSVLEPSSITSSNSTVGLSQVPPKAALGSAHIATVTIYDDDHAGIFTFESNSMRVSESIGSMQVKVHRTSGARGKVAVPYHTVEGTAKAGEDYEEVSGKLEFQNDETMKLLNVKVIDDEEYEKNKTFTIVLEEPILLDVGQRHDTNDNKTAVGPEDVSKMGCPCLGEHTKLEVVIEESYEFKSTVDKLIKKTNLALVVGSSSWREQFVSAVTVSAGDDDEEESGEERLPSCFDYIMHFLTVFWKVLFAFVPPTEYWNGWACFFVSISLIGALTAVTGDLASHFGCTVGLKDSVTAVVFVALGTSVPDTFASKVAAIQDQYADASIGNVTGSNAVNVFLGIGVAWTIASVYWKTKGQVFKVNPGSLAFSVTVFTIMALVCVVVLLYRRRPSVAGGELGGPRTPKLLTFFMFLSLWFLYILLSSLEAYCHLPGF
- the slc8a4a gene encoding solute carrier family 8 member 4a isoform X2 codes for the protein MWNPQNPAVGDKVARAIVYFAALIYMFLGMSIIADRFMSSIEVITSQEREITIKKPNGETTTTTVRVWNETVSNLTLMALGSSAPEILLSVIEVVGHDFEAGSLGPSTIVGSAAFNMFIIIAICVYVVPENETRKVKHLRVFFVTAAWSIFAYIWLYIILSVVSPGEVEVWEAVLTFLFFPVCVLQAWIADRRLLFYKYVHKRYRADKTHGIIIESEGDAMFTKMDLEMDGQGVNSHSHPKEALDGMLEGVEEGGGMSAEQDQEEEARRDMARTLKDLKQRHPEKDMEQLIEMANYQVLVQQQKSRAFYRIQATRMMIGAGNILKKHAADQARKVVSCHEATGQEEDPNTIYLQFETSHYQCFENCGSLKLSVTRHGGESGCTVKVDYRTEDATANAGSDYEFAEGTLVFKPGETTKEFTVGVIDDDIFEEDEHFYVRLSNPRIVHRAEVSVLEPSSITSSNSTVGLSQVPPKAALGSAHIATVTIYDDDHAGIFTFESNSMRVSESIGSMQVKVHRTSGARGKVAVPYHTVEGTAKAGEDYEEVSGKLEFQNDETMKLLNVKVIDDEEYEKNKTFTIVLEEPILLDVGQRHAMWEILADSLHTCPSAAGDTNDNKTAVGPEDVSKMGCPCLGEHTKLEVVIEESYEFKSTVDKLIKKTNLALVVGSSSWREQFVSAVTVSAGDDDEEESGEERLPSCFDYIMHFLTVFWKVLFAFVPPTEYWNGWACFFVSISLIGALTAVTGDLASHFGCTVGLKDSVTAVVFVALGTSVPDTFASKVAAIQDQYADASIGNVTGSNAVNVFLGIGVAWTIASVYWKTKGQVFKVNPGSLAFSVTVFTIMALVCVVVLLYRRRPSVAGGELGGPRTPKLLTFFMFLSLWFLYILLSSLEAYCHLPGF
- the slc8a4a gene encoding solute carrier family 8 member 4a isoform X1, coding for MFLHKRILTPPCTPCMFISFLLVLLPGVTHFSQGSAEHDDIGSTPANCSGEDNCSDGVVLPMWNPQNPAVGDKVARAIVYFAALIYMFLGMSIIADRFMSSIEVITSQEREITIKKPNGETTTTTVRVWNETVSNLTLMALGSSAPEILLSVIEVVGHDFEAGSLGPSTIVGSAAFNMFIIIAICVYVVPENETRKVKHLRVFFVTAAWSIFAYIWLYIILSVVSPGEVEVWEAVLTFLFFPVCVLQAWIADRRLLFYKYVHKRYRADKTHGIIIESEGDAMFTKMDLEMDGQGVNSHSHPKEALDGMLEGVEEGGGMSAEQDQEEEARRDMARTLKDLKQRHPEKDMEQLIEMANYQVLVQQQKSRAFYRIQATRMMIGAGNILKKHAADQARKVVSCHEATGQEEDPNTIYLQFETSHYQCFENCGSLKLSVTRHGGESGCTVKVDYRTEDATANAGSDYEFAEGTLVFKPGETTKEFTVGVIDDDIFEEDEHFYVRLSNPRIVHRAEVSVLEPSSITSSNSTVGLSQVPPKAALGSAHIATVTIYDDDHAGIFTFESNSMRVSESIGSMQVKVHRTSGARGKVAVPYHTVEGTAKAGEDYEEVSGKLEFQNDETMKLLNVKVIDDEEYEKNKTFTIVLEEPILLDVGQRHGDTNDNKTAVGPEDVSKMGCPCLGEHTKLEVVIEESYEFKSTVDKLIKKTNLALVVGSSSWREQFVSAVTVSAGDDDEEESGEERLPSCFDYIMHFLTVFWKVLFAFVPPTEYWNGWACFFVSISLIGALTAVTGDLASHFGCTVGLKDSVTAVVFVALGTSVPDTFASKVAAIQDQYADASIGNVTGSNAVNVFLGIGVAWTIASVYWKTKGQVFKVNPGSLAFSVTVFTIMALVCVVVLLYRRRPSVAGGELGGPRTPKLLTFFMFLSLWFLYILLSSLEAYCHLPGF
- the slc8a4a gene encoding solute carrier family 8 member 4a isoform X3; amino-acid sequence: MWNPQNPAVGDKVARAIVYFAALIYMFLGMSIIADRFMSSIEVITSQEREITIKKPNGETTTTTVRVWNETVSNLTLMALGSSAPEILLSVIEVVGHDFEAGSLGPSTIVGSAAFNMFIIIAICVYVVPENETRKVKHLRVFFVTAAWSIFAYIWLYIILSVVSPGEVEVWEAVLTFLFFPVCVLQAWIADRRLLFYKYVHKRYRADKTHGIIIESEGDAMFTKMDLEMDGQGVNSHSHPKEALDGMLEGVEEGGGMSAEQDQEEEARRDMARTLKDLKQRHPEKDMEQLIEMANYQVLVQQQKSRAFYRIQATRMMIGAGNILKKHAADQARKVVSCHEATGQEEDPNTIYLQFETSHYQCFENCGSLKLSVTRHGGESGCTVKVDYRTEDATANAGSDYEFAEGTLVFKPGETTKEFTVGVIDDDIFEEDEHFYVRLSNPRIVHRAEVSVLEPSSITSSNSTVGLSQVPPKAALGSAHIATVTIYDDDHAGIFTFESNSMRVSESIGSMQVKVHRTSGARGKVAVPYHTVEGTAKAGEDYEEVSGKLEFQNDETMKLLNVKVIDDEEYEKNKTFTIVLEEPILLDVGQRHGELRTQLLGFIIRDTNDNKTAVGPEDVSKMGCPCLGEHTKLEVVIEESYEFKSTVDKLIKKTNLALVVGSSSWREQFVSAVTVSAGESQRDDDEEESGEERLPSCFDYIMHFLTVFWKVLFAFVPPTEYWNGWACFFVSISLIGALTAVTGDLASHFGCTVGLKDSVTAVVFVALGTSVPDTFASKVAAIQDQYADASIGNVTGSNAVNVFLGIGVAWTIASVYWKTKGQVFKVNPGSLAFSVTVFTIMALVCVVVLLYRRRPSVAGGELGGPRTPKLLTFFMFLSLWFLYILLSSLEAYCHLPGF